The proteins below are encoded in one region of Apium graveolens cultivar Ventura chromosome 4, ASM990537v1, whole genome shotgun sequence:
- the LOC141718326 gene encoding protein FAR1-RELATED SEQUENCE 5-like gives MNVIGNIHGGNDKVGFNVQHVRNVLRDERKKRFEISDAQAGLDLLHMLNEESGSKYFFQTEVDEENRLKCLVWIDPRCIMAYQNFGDVMAFDTTYRINRYAMPFVPFTGVNHHYQSVIFGFALMRDEHASTFEWIIRTWLEGVGNNPPLTIITDHDQTMASANAVVLPNTTHLLCSWHISQKFPEKLAHYYSAFTEFKTDFNHCIYKSLTGCVFEARWASFVEKYHLQDHKWLNGLYELKHKWILAYTRNKFSAFQNSTSRSEGMNSFFDKYVTSATGLKEFIENAQKTLAR, from the coding sequence ATGAATGTGATTGGTAACATTCATGGAGGTAATGACAAAGTTGGTTTCAATGTTCAACATGTTAGAAATGTGTTAAGAGATGAGAGGAAGAAAAGGTTTGAGATTAGTGACGCCCAAGCGGGGTTGGACTTGTTGCATATGTTGAATGAAGAAAGTGGTTCTAAATATTTTTTTCAGACCGAAGTCGATGAAGAGAATCGCTTGAAGTGTCTAGTATGGATTGATCCGAGATGTATAATGGCTTACCAAAATTTTGGCGATGTTATGGCTTTTGATACCACTTATCGGATAAATAGGTATGCAATGCCATTTGTCCCATTTACCGGAGTCAATCATCATTATCAATCGGTAATTTTCGGGTTTGCATTGATGCGGGATGAACACGCGTCGACTTTTGAGTGGATTATTCGTACTTGGCTTGAAGGTGTGGGGAATAATCCTCCATTGACTATAATCACGGATCACGATCAAACCATGGCAAGCGCTAATGCGGTTGTACTCCCGAATACTACCCATTTATTGTGTTCTTGGCACATTAGTCAAAAATTCCCCGAAAAATTAGCTCATTACTATTCGGCTTTTACGGAATTCAAGACAGACTTCAACCATTGCATTTATAAATCTCTCACTGGATGTGTTTTTGAGGCTAGATGGGCGTCGTTTGTGGAAAAGTATCACTTGCAAGATCATAAATGGTTAAATGGGTTATATGAGTTGAAGCACAAGTGGATTCTTGCATATACTAGAAACAAATTTTCGGCATTTCAAAATAGTACATCGAGGAGTGAGGGGATGAATTCTTTCTTTGATAAGTATGTGACTTCGGCAACGGGTTTGAAGGAATTCATTGAAAATGCCCAAAAAACATTGGCAAGGTAA
- the LOC141717767 gene encoding ferredoxin--NADP reductase, leaf-type isozyme, chloroplastic, which produces MATAFTAAVSLPSSKTTSISSGTSILSTDRLSFAKVPLTYRNVSSRSKVALIRAQVTTEAPAKVEKVSKKVDEGVITNKFKPKEPYVGKCLLNTKITGDDAPGETWHMVFSTEGEVPYKEGQSIGIIADGEDKNGKPHKLRLYSIASSALGDFGDSKTVSLCVKRLVYTNDQGEVVKGVCSNFLCDLKPGADVKITGPVGKEMLMPKDPNATVVMLATGTGIAPFRSFLWKMFFEKHDDYQFNGLAWLFLGVPTSSSLLYKEEFEKMQEKKPENFRLDFAVSREQTNAKGEKMYIQTRMAEYAEELWELLKKDNTFIYMCGLRGMEQGIDDIMVTLAAKEGIDWTEYKRSLKKAGQWNVEVY; this is translated from the exons ATGGCTACTGCATTTACTGCTGCAGTTTCTCTCCCTTCCTCTAAAACTACTTCCATTTCATCAGGAACATCTATTTTATCTACTGATAGACTTAGCTTTGCCAAG GTTCCTTTGACATATAGAAATGTATCTAGTCGCAGTAAAGTGGCATTGATCAGAGCTCAGGTGACAACTGAGGCTCCAGCTAAAGTTGAGAAGGTTTCCAAAAAAGTAGATGAAGGTGTGATTACTAATAAATTCAAGCCCAAGGAACCTTATGTCGGTAAATGCCTTCTTAACACTAAGATCACTGGCGATGATGCTCCTGGCGAGACATGGCATATGGTCTTCAGCACTGAAG GGGAAGTGCCATACAAGGAAGGGCAATCCATCGGGATTATTGCTGACGGTGAAGACAAGAATGGGAAGCCTCACAAGCTCAGGTTGTACTCAATTGCTAGCAGTGCTCTTGGAGACTTTGGCGATTCCAAGACT GTTTCATTGTGTGTCAAAAGGCTTGTCTATACCAATGACCAAGGTGAAGTAGTTAAAGGAGTTTGCTCAAATTTCCTGT GTGACTTGAAGCCAGGGGCTGATGTTAAGATAACTGGACCTGTAGGAAAAGAAATGCTTATGCCTAAGGATCCCAATGCAACTGTTGTTATG CTTGCTACTGGAACTGGAATTGCACCTTTCAGATCCTTCTTGTGGAAAATGTTCTTTGAGAAGCACGATGATTACCAG TTCAATGGTTTGGCATGGCTTTTCTTGGGTGTGCCCACAAGTAGCTCGTTGCTCTACAAGGAG GAATTTGAGAAAATGCAAGAGAAGAAACCAGAAAACTTTAGACTTGACTTTGCAGTGAGCAGAGAACAAACAAACGCAAAAGGAGAAAAAATGTACATCCAGACTAGAATGGCTGAATACGCAGAAGAGCTCTGGGAATTACTTAAGAAAGACAACACCTTCATCTATATGTGTGGTTTGAGAGGAATGGAACAGGGAATCGATGACATTATGGTGACCTTAGCTGCTAAAGAAG GTATTGATTGGACCGAATACAAAAGGTCCCTCAAAAAGGCAGGACAATGGAACGTAGAAGTGTACTAA
- the LOC141717766 gene encoding uncharacterized protein LOC141717766: MAEIVKQILAKPIQLADQVIKSADEASSSFKQDCAELKSKTEKLAGLLRQAARASSELYERPTRRIIDDTDQVLEKALVLVQKCKAHGIVKRVFTIIPTAAFRKMAAQLENSIGDVSWLLRVSASGESRDDEYLGLPPIAANEPILCLIWEQIAILSTGSLDDRCDAAASLVSLARDNDRYGKLIIEECGVGPLLKLVKEGKLEGQENAAKAIGLLGKDRESVEHMVQAGVCSVFAKILKEGPMKVQAVVAWAVSELAEHYPKCQDLFAQHNIIRLLVGHLAFETVQEHSKYAITSNKSNSIHAVVLASNSSNSTGSNVVVKPVDDEKPSKVLHPMGNKNPSQMHNVVTTTMAMNGNPKPKTNDMANQSNTAKGDNNGNVKHNPGHHHQQSLSLSGTSIKGRELEDPVTKAYLKKMTARALCKLAKGNSPICRSITESRALLCFAVLLEKGPEEVKYDSAMALMEITAVAEQDSELRRAAFKPNAPACKAVIDQLFMIIEKAESDLLIPCVKAIGNLARTFRATETRMICPLVKLLDEREGEISREACIALTKFASPDNYLHLDHSKAIISAGGAKHLIQLVYFGEQIVQISALTLLCYIALNVPDSEDLAQAEVLTVLEWASKQPVLTQDEKVELLLQEARGRLELYQSRGSRGFH; the protein is encoded by the coding sequence ATGGCTGAGATTGTGAAACAGATCTTGGCAAAGCCGATCCAATTAGCAGACCAAGTGATCAAATCAGCTGATGAAGCTTCTTCATCTTTTAAGCAAGATTGTGCTGAGCTTAAATCTAAGACCGAAAAGCTTGCTGGGCTTTTAAGACAGGCGGCGCGTGCAAGTAGCGAGCTTTATGAGAGGCCCACGCGCCGTATAATTGATGATACTGATCAGGTACTTGAAAAAGCCCTTGTTTTAGTTCAGAAATGTAAGGCTCATGGGATTGTTAAGAGGGTTTTTACTATTATTCCTACTGCTGCTTTTCGAAAAATGGCTGCTCAGCTTGAGAATTCTATTGGGGATGTTTCTTGGCTTCTTCGGGTTTCGGCTTCGGGTGAGAGTAGAGATGATGAGTACTTAGGGTTGCCTCCAATTGCGGCGAATGAGCCAATTTTGTGTTTGATTTGGGAGCAGATTGCAATTTTGTCTACTGGTTCTTTGGATGATAGGTGTGATGCAGCTGCTTCGCTTGTTTCGCTTGCTCGGGATAATGATCGATATGGGAAGTTGATAATTGAGGAATGTGGGGTTGGGCCATTGttgaagttggtgaaagaagGGAAATTGGAAGGTCAGGAGAATGCTGCTAAGGCAATTGGGCTTTTAGGGAAAGATCGGGAGAGTGTCGAACATATGGTTCAGGCTGGTGTTTGTTCCGTGTTTGCGAAGATTTTGAAAGAAGGTCCTATGAAAGTGCAGGCTGTGGTGGCTTGGGCTGTTTCTGAACTTGCTGAACATTATCCGAAATGTCAAGATCTTTTTGCTCAGCATAATATAATCAGATTGCTTGTTGGTCATCTTGCTTTTGAGACTGTTCAAGAACATAGTAAGTATGCTATTACTAGTAACAAGTCTAATTCAATTCATGCTGTTGTTTTGGCTAGTAATAGTTCGAATAGTACTGGAAGTAATGTTGTTGTGAAGCCAGTTGATGATGAGAAGCCTAGTAAAGTATTGCATCCAATGGGAAATAAAAATCCCAGCCAGATGCATAATGTTGTCACTACAACTATGGCCATGAATGGTAACCCTAAACCTAAGACCAATGACATGGCGAACCAATCTAATACTGCCAAGGGTGATAATAATGGCAATGTGAAACATAATCCTGGTCATCACCATCAGCAGAGCCTTTCACTCTCTGGTACTAGTATTAAAGGGAGGGAATTGGAGGATCCAGTTACCAAGGCTTATTTGAAAAAAATGACAGCAAGGGCTCTCTGTAAACTCGCCAAAGGGAACTCGCCTATTTGTCGTAGCATCACTGAGTCGAGAGCTTTGTTATGTTTTGCTGTGCTTTTGGAGAAGGGACCTGAAGAAGTTAAGTATGATTCAGCTATGGCATTAATGGAGATCACTGCAGTGGCGGAGCAAGATTCTGAATTGAGAAGAGCGGCATTTAAGCCTAATGCTCCAGCTTGCAAAGCTGTCATTGATCAATTATTTATGATCATCGAAAAAGCTGAATCAGATTTGCTTATTCCTTGTGTTAAAGCTATTGGGAACTTGGCTAGGACTTTCCGAGCCACAGAGACAAGGATGATATGCCCATTGGTCAAACTTCTTGATGAACGTGAAGGTGAGATTTCTAGGGAAGCCTGCATTGCCCTAACAAAGTTTGCCAGTCCTGATAACTATCTTCACCTTGACCACTCCAAGGCGATAATCAGTGCTGGTGGTGCAAAGCATTTGATCCAACTTGTGTATTTTGGCGAGCAAATTGTTCAAATTTCAGCATTGACTCTCTTGTGCTACATTGCACTGAATGTACCTGACAGCGAAGACTTGGCTCAAGCGGAGGTGCTTACTGTGCTTGAATGGGCATCAAAGCAACCAGTCTTGACTCAAGATGAAAAGGTGGAATTATTGTTACAGGAGGCTAGAGGCAGGTTGGAGCTGTATCAGTCCAGAGGTTCAAGAGGTTTCCATTAA